CGGCTCCTCAGAGGGCACGGGAAGGTGATGACGAAAAACGCCCGGCGGACCGGGCGTCGTGACGGCTCAGTAGTGGTGAACTCAGCCGGGCGGGCTCAGCGACGCTGGTCGGCGACGAAGCGCTGCACGGCCGCAAGCTCGGCGGGCAACACCGTGTAGTGCTCTTCGCGCTCGAGCAGATCGTCCATGTGCGGCGGCAGCGGCACGCCCGGGAAGCCCGCCTTGACCACCGCCTCGGCGAACTTCGCCGGGTGGGCGGTGGCGAGCGTCACCATTGGTGTGGCGGCGTCGGCCCGCGCCCGCTCGGCGGCCCGATAGCCGGTAGCGGTATGCGGGTCGAGGATCTCGTGAGTGCGATGGTGCGCCTCGCGGATCACCTCGAGGATGGTGGCATCATCGACGCTGTAGCTCGCGAACTTCTCGCGCAGCTTGGCCAGCGGCGCCTCGGCAAGCGCCGTAGGTTGCTGCTGGAAGCGCTCGAGCAGGGCGGCCACGGCATGACCGTCACGGTCGTAGGCATCGAACAGCAGACGCTCGAAGTTCGACGACACCACGATATCCATCGACGGCGCCAGGGTCGCGGCCAGCTCCTGCTTGGAGAAGTCGTTGGCGGCCAGTGTGCGGTGCAGGATGTCGTTGGCGTTGGTGGCGATGATGAACTGCTTGACCGGCAGGCCCATCTGATAGGCCATGTAACCGGCGAAGACGTTGCCGAAGTTGGCCGACGGCACGCAGAAGCTGACCTCCCGATGCGGGGCGCCGACCGCTACCGCAGAGGCTACGTAGTAGACGATCTGGGCCATGATGCGCGCCCAGTTGATCGAGTTGACCGCCACCAGCCGGGTACCGTTCAGGAAGTCCTGATTGGCGAAGCTCGCCTTGACCATCGCCTGGGCGTCGTCGAAGTTGCCTTCGATGGCGACGTTGAAGACGTTGTCGGCCAGCACCGTGGTCATCTGGCGACGCTGCACCTCGGAGACGCGGTTGTGCGGGTGGAGGATGAAGATATCCAGGTTGTCGCAGTGACGACAGCCCTCGATGGCCGCCGAGCCGGTGTCGCCGGAGGTGGCGCCCATGATCACCGCGCGCTCGCCGCGCTTCTTCAGGAAGTGATCGAGCAGCCGGCCCAGGAGCTGCAGGGCAACGTCCTTGAAGGCGAGCGTCGGGCCGTGGAATAGCTCGAGCAGGAAGTGGTTGGCGTCGAGCTGATTCAGCGGCACCACGGCGTCGTGACTGAAGGTCGCGTAGGCGTCCTTGACCAAGCCGCGGAAGGTGTCGTCGTCGATCTCGCCGTTGACGAACGGCTTCATCACCCGAAAGGCGATCTCGGCGTAGGAACAGCCGGCCATGTCGGCGAGTTCTTCCTTGGACAGCTGAGGAACGGTCTCCGGCACATAGAGACCGCCGTCGCTTGCCATGCCGGTCAGCACGACCTCCTCGAAGGACAGCGCGGGCGCCTGCCCGCGGGTACTGATATAACGCATCGTTCGATCCTGTGTGCGCGCCCCAACCACTCTGGTCGAGAGGCGAGGCACGTGGTCCAGCGCACGATCGGGCCCGTCGCTTGTGGTGACGGTCAGGCCCGCCGATTGTCGTTGTTAGGCGTTCTCGTCGAGGGTCTCGACGCGGATGCGGGTCACCGAACCGGCGATATCGGCCAGCGACTCGAGCTGACGGATCACCTCGTTCATGTGCTTCTCGCGGGTGCGATGCGTCAGCAGGATGATCGGCACCAGCTCGCCTTCGATGGCTTCCTTCTGGATGATCGCCTCGATGGAGATGCCCTGCTCGGAGAGAATCGTCGCCACACGTGCCAGCACGCCGGGGCGGTCGACCGCCAGCAGGCGCAGGTAGTAGGCGGTGGTGATCTCTTCCATGGGCAGGATCGGCAGGTCGTTGTCGCTCTCGCCGATGCCGCTGAAGGCTAGGTAGGGCACACGGTAGCGGTGCTCGGTGCTGATGTCGCGGGCCACATCGAGCAGGTCGGCGACCACCGCCGAAGCGGTCGGTTCAGCACCGGCGCCAGCGCCGTAGTAGATGGTAGGCCCCACGGCATCGCCCATCACCTCGATGGCGTTCTTGACCCCGTTCACGTTGGCCAGCAAACACTCCTTGGGCACCAGCGCCGGATGTACGCGCAGCTCGAAGCCGGACTCGGTGCGTTTGGATATGCCCAGGTGCTTGATCACGTAGCCGAGGTTGTCGGCCTGCTCGACGTCGTCGAAGGTGATCCGCGAGATGCCTTCGGTGTAGGCCTTGTCGAACTGCAGCGGCACGCCGTAGGCAATGGAGGCCAGGATGGTCAGCTTGTGCGCGGCGTCGATGCCTTCGACATCGAAGGTCGGGTCGGCTTCGGCATAACCGAGCGCCTGGGCCTCGGCCAGCACGTCTTCGAAGGCGCGGCCCTCGTCACGCATGTGGGTGAGGATGTAGTTGCCGGTGCCGTTGATGATGCCGGCCAGCCACTCGATGCGGTTGGCGCCGAGGCCCTCGCGCAGCGACTTGATCACCGGGATGCCGCCGGCCACCGCCGCCTCGAAGGCGACGATGACGCCCTTCTCGTGGGCGGCCTGGAAGATCTCGTTGCCGTGCACCGCGATCAGTGCCTTGTTGGCGGTAACCACATGCTTGCCGTTTTCGATGGCAGTCAGCACCAGCTCGCGGGCCACTTCGTAGCCGCCGATCAGTTCGACCAGTACGTCGACGTCGGGATTACGGGCCACCTCGAATACATCGTTGGTGGTCTTGACGCCGGTGGTATCGCAGTCAGGATTTTCGCGACGCATCGCCACCTGCTCAATCACGATCGGGCGACCGGCCCGACGCGCGATCTCATCAGCGTTGCGCATCAGCACATTGAAAGTACCGCCACCCACGGTGCCCAGACCACAGATTCCCACTCTGACCGATTTCAACGTTTTGCTCCCTTTGCAGATACTCGATTGTTCGCCTTGTCGACGCCGCGTCAGGACGACCGCGAATGCAGCCGCCAGATCGCTCAGACGTTCAGTTCTCAGCCATTCAGGTCCAGCATTTCCGCCAGCCGCTCGGCCGGCACGTAGCCCGGCACCAGGCGCCCGTCAGGCAGCACGATGGCCGGAGTGCCCTGCACGCCGAGCTCCATGCCCAGATGATACTGTGACTCGACCAGATTGTCGCAGTCGGGGGCGATATCCAACGATTCGCCACGCTTGGCTGCGCTCATTGCTTCGGCCGGGTTCGGTGCACACCACACCTGGCTCAGTAACCGGGCGCCCTCTGAGCCGGCGCCGGCGCGCGGAAATGCCAGGTAATGCACGGCGATGCCCAGGTCGTTGAGCGCCGGCACTTCTTCATGCAGGCGCTGGCAGTAGGGGCAGGTGGTATCGGTGAAGACGTGGATCGTCGCCTTTGGCGCTTCGTCACTACGGAAGATCACCTGCTCGCTCTCGGGCACGGCGGCGATGCGCGCGGCGCGCTGGGCGTTGCGCGATTGCTCGCTCAGGTTCACCAGGCCATCGGCGCCATTCTTGTAGATATCACCGACGATGAAATGATCGCCGGCGGCATCGCTGTAGAAGGTTTCACCGTTGGCCAGATGCACCTCCCAGAGGCCCGCGACGGGGGTCTCCAGCACCTGTTCGACAGGCATCGATTCACCGTTGACGGTGAGGCTATCGGTCAGGGCCTGGGGCGGCGCTGCCATGACCTGGGCGGTGAAAAGGCCGGCCAACAGGCCAGTCGCGGTAAGCAGCAGTCGATTCATGGTCAACCTCGAGGATGATGGTCAGCATGCAGCGTTTCCAGGCGCGCCTGGGCCACATGGGTATAGATCTGGGTCGTCGACAGGTCGCTATGACCCAGCAACAGCTGTACGACACGCAAGTTGGCTCCATGATTCAATAAATGCGTGGCGAAAGCATGCCGCAGGGTATGCGGCGACAGCGGCTTGCCGATGCTGGCGGTGCGCGCATGCGCCTTGATGCGATGCCAGAAGGTCTGACGCGTCATGAAGCCATCGCTGCGCCCGGGGAACAAGGGGGGCCTGGTGATATCGCGCATCAGCGCCCCTCGCCCGGCACGCAGATAGCGCTCCAGCCAGGCGATGGCCTCTTCGCCGAGCGGCACCAGCCGCTCCTTGTCGCCCTTGCCCAGCACGCGCACCACGCCCTGACGCAGGTTGACCGCGTCGGTGGTCAGGCCCACCAGCTCCGATACCCGCAGGCCACCGGCATAGAGCACCTCGAGCATGGCGCGATCACGAAGCCCGAGGGCGGTGTCGGTATCCGGCGCCTCGAGCAGCCGCTCGACCTCGTCCTCGTCGAGGGTGCGAGGCAGGCTCGGCCGGACCGGCGGTAGGCGCACCTCGGTGAGCGGGTCGGTATCGATCAGGCCCTCGACCAGCGCCCAGCGGTAGAAACGGCGCAGGCTCGACAGCAGCCGGGCGTTGGAGCGCAGCTGATAGCCGGCGGCACGGCGCGCGTCTAGCCAGTCAGGCAGTGCCTGGGGGGCGGGGTCGAGCAGCGACTCGCTGCGCTCGGCCAGTCGCTCAGCCCAGGCGGCCAGGTCATGGCGATAGGCGGCCAGGGTATTGTCGCTGGCGCCCTGCTCGAGCCACAGGGCATCGAGAAAGCGCTCCCGCAGGGTCTCGGTGTGATCGCTCATGCAGCGCCCTCATGATATTTCCCCGCCCAGACACGACGAAACCCCGCCCCGCGCGAGCGGTGACGGGGTTTCGACATGAAGCATCTCCCGGCTTAGGAGAGCTTTTCCTTGATGCGTGCGGACTTGCCGCTGCGCTCGCGGAGGTAGTACAGCTTGGCCTGGCGCACGTCACCGCGACGCTTGACCTCGATGGAGTCGACCAGCGGGCTGTAGGTCTGGAAGGTACGCTCGACGCCAACGCCGTGGGACACTTTGCGCACGGTGAAGGCGGAGTTCAGGCCGCGGTTGCGCTTGCCGATGACGACGCCTTCGAAGGCCTGCAGACGCTCGCGGGTACCTTCCTTGACCTTGACCTGAACGACAACGGTGTCGCCCGGGGCAAAGGCCGGGATTTCCTTGCCCATCTGCTCGGATTCGATCGCCTGGATCACGGAATTCTTGCTGCTCATTGCTAGCTCCTCGATAACTTGTATCGCCTTCGGCCTAAGCCGTCGGCGGTGATCCCGGCGCGAATCCTTGAGGATGGCGCGGGAATCGCTCTGTGTATGACGCAGGGGCACGGCGCGCATGCCTCAAGCCTTTTCAGGAAGGCTCCTGCACCTCCGCCTTGCTGGCGTATTCCTCGATGAATTCATCGAGCAGTGCCTGCTGGTCAGTCGCCAAGGTCCTGCCTTCGAGCAGGTCTGGGCGCCTGAGCCAGGTGCGGCCCAATGACTGCTTCAGCCGCCAGCGGCGAATCGCCGCGTGGTTGCCGCTGAGCAGTACATCCGGCACCCGTCGCCCGTCGATCTCGTCGGGGCGCGTATAGTGCGGGCAATCCAGCAGGCCGTCGTTGAAGGAATCTTCCTCCGCCGACGCCTGATGGCCCAGCACACCAGGCACCAGTCGGGCCAGGGCATCGACCATCACCATGGCGGGCAGCTCACCACCACTCAGCACGTAGTCGCCGATCGAGACTTCCTCGTCGATATCGGCTTCCACCACGCGCTCGTCGATGCCTTCATAGCGTCCAGCCACCACCACCAGGGGGCCGCTGTCGGCCAGCGCCTGCACGCCCGCCTGATCCAGAGGTCGCCCCTGTGGCGACAGGTAGATCACCCGGGCCGGCTGGCCGGCACTGCTCTCGGCCGTTGCCCGCGCCTCATGGATGGCATGGCGCAGGGTATCGACCTTCATCAACATGCCTGGTCCGCCCCCGTAGGGACGATCATCCACCGTGCGATGGTTATCGGTTGCATAGTCCCGGGGATTCCAGAACTCGAGCTCCAGCAACCCCTGTCTGACCGCCCGTCCCGTCACCCCATACTGGGTGATGGCATCAAACATCTCCGGGAACAGCGATACGACCCCAATCCACACAGCGTTTCTTCCAGGCCTAGCTCCTCTGGGCTGCCCACGGGCAGCGATCGAGGAGGGCGTCACCAGGACGTCTTAAAATTCGGGATCCCAGTCCACCGTCATGCCACCGGCGGCCAGGTCCACCTCAAGCACCACTTCGTCGGGCAAAAACGGCAGCAGCCGCTCCTTGCCGTCGGCGTCCTTGACGACCATCACGTCGTTGGCGCCGGTCTCGAACAGGTAGGCCACATGTCCCAGGCTTTCGCCGTCGTTTGTGGTGACCTGGAGACCCTCCAGTTGATGCCAGTAATACTCGCCCGCCTCGAGCGGCGGCAGCGACTGTTTAGGCAGCAGAATCTCTGCGCCCGCCAGTTGCTCTGCCTGCTCGCGTGACGTCACCCCATCCAGCTGGGCCACCAGGCCCTTGCCGTGCTGACGCCCCTGCGCCAGTTTCCGGTCGACCAGCTTGCCGTCGAGCCGCAACTGCCACTCGGGGTAGTCGAGGATGCCGTCCATCGGGCTGGTGTATGAATACACCTTCAGCCAGCCTTTCACACCGTAGGTGCTGGTCAGCTTGCCCAGCACCACGTGCTGGTCACTGCCGGCGCCTGTCGTTGCGTCTTGGGTCATGGCCATTACCACCTAGATACCGTATCTAGCGACCGCAATTCAGGCTCAGGCCTGCTTGCGGGCTTCCTTGACCAGCTCAGCGACGCGCGCAGAGACCTGGGCACCCTGTTCTTGCCACTGGGCGATACGGTCAAGATCGATGCGCAGGCGCTCTTCCTGGCCGCGGGCGACCGGGTTGAAGAAGCCGACGCGCTCGATGAAGCGGCCGTCACGAGACTTGCGAGAATCGCTTACGGTCAGGTGGTAGAAGGGACGCTTCTTGGCGCCACCACGTGCCAGACGAATGGTAACCATTGCGTTATCTGTCCTTCGGTTGGAGTTGCTGAAAATTGGTCTTCGGCCGCGCGCTGTCGCGCGGTCCTGCCACGAAGACGCGACATTCTACGGAAATCGATGCCTCTTGGGAACCTTTTGTGTGCCGAGCGGCAATCATCGCCGCGGCAGGCCGCCCGGGCCGCCCATACCACCGGGGCCACCCATGCCACCGGGACCGCCCGGGCCACCGCCGCCCATCATGCCCGACATGCCGCGCATCATCTTCTGCATGCCGCCTTTCTTGCCGACCTTCTTCATCATCTTCTGCATCTGCTTGTGCTGCTTCAGCAGACGGTTGAGGTCGGGCACCTGCAGGCCGGCACCGGCGGCGATGCGGCGCTTGCGAGAACCGTTGATGATCTCCGGACGACGGCGCTCCTTGGGCGTCATCGAGTTGATCAGCGACTCGAGCTTGCCGAACTCTTTCTCGGGGCCCGGGCCCTTGGCCATATCGGCCATCTGCCCCATGCCCGGCAGCTTGCCCATCAGGCCGCCCATGCCGCCCATCTTCTTGAGCTGCTGGAGCTGGTCGCGGAAATCCTCGAGGTCGAAGCCGTCGCCCTTCTTGACCTTCTTGGCGAGCTTTTCGGCCTTGCCCTTGTCGACGGTGCGCTCGGCTTCCTCGATCAGCGACAGCACGTCGCCCATGCCGAGGATGCGCGAGGCCACGCGGTCCGGATGGAAGGGCTCGAGGGCATCGACCTTCTCGCCCATGCCCATGAACTTGATCGGCTTGCCGGTGATATGGCGCACCGACAGGGCGGCACCGCCGCGGGCATCGCCATCGGCCTTGGTCAGGATCACGCCGGTCAGCGGCAGGGCCTCGTGGAAGGCCTTGGCGGTATTGGCGGCGTCCTGGCCGGTCATGGCATCGACGACGAACAGGGTTTCCTGCGGCGCACAGACACGGTGCAGGGCCTGGATCTCGTCCATCATGTCGGTGTCGACATGCAGTCGACCGGCGGTATCGACGATCACCACATCGTGGAACTGGATCTTGGCGTGCTTGAGGGCTGCCTCGGCAATCGCCACCGGCTTCTGATCGGAAGAAGACGGGAAGAAGTCGACCTCGACCTCACCGGCCAGCGTCTCGAGCTGGTCGATGGCCGCCGGGCGATAGACGTCGGCGGAGACCACCAGCACTTTCTTCTTTTCGCGCTCGCGCAGGTAACGGGCGAGCTTGGCCACCGAGGTGGTCTTGCCCGCGCCCTGCAGGCCGGCCATCAGAATCACCGAGGGCGAGCCCTTGAGGGACAGCCCCTCGGTGCCGTCGCCCATGATCGCCTCGAGCTCCTGCTGGACGATCTTGACGAACTGCTGGCCCGGCGAGAGGCTCTTCGAGACCTCCTGACCAACGGCGCGCTCGCGCACCTTGTCGATGAACGCCTTGACCACCGGCAGGGCCACGTCGGCCTCCAGCAGCGCACGGCGCACCTCGCGCAGGGTATCCTTGATATTATCTTCGGTCAGCTTGGCCTGACCGCTGATGGACTTCAGCGTCGTCGATAAACGCTCTGTCAAACTCTCGAACATGGGGCCCTCCGGCAGGG
Above is a window of Halomonas sp. I5-271120 DNA encoding:
- the thrC gene encoding threonine synthase, whose protein sequence is MRYISTRGQAPALSFEEVVLTGMASDGGLYVPETVPQLSKEELADMAGCSYAEIAFRVMKPFVNGEIDDDTFRGLVKDAYATFSHDAVVPLNQLDANHFLLELFHGPTLAFKDVALQLLGRLLDHFLKKRGERAVIMGATSGDTGSAAIEGCRHCDNLDIFILHPHNRVSEVQRRQMTTVLADNVFNVAIEGNFDDAQAMVKASFANQDFLNGTRLVAVNSINWARIMAQIVYYVASAVAVGAPHREVSFCVPSANFGNVFAGYMAYQMGLPVKQFIIATNANDILHRTLAANDFSKQELAATLAPSMDIVVSSNFERLLFDAYDRDGHAVAALLERFQQQPTALAEAPLAKLREKFASYSVDDATILEVIREAHHRTHEILDPHTATGYRAAERARADAATPMVTLATAHPAKFAEAVVKAGFPGVPLPPHMDDLLEREEHYTVLPAELAAVQRFVADQRR
- a CDS encoding homoserine dehydrogenase, which produces MKSVRVGICGLGTVGGGTFNVLMRNADEIARRAGRPIVIEQVAMRRENPDCDTTGVKTTNDVFEVARNPDVDVLVELIGGYEVARELVLTAIENGKHVVTANKALIAVHGNEIFQAAHEKGVIVAFEAAVAGGIPVIKSLREGLGANRIEWLAGIINGTGNYILTHMRDEGRAFEDVLAEAQALGYAEADPTFDVEGIDAAHKLTILASIAYGVPLQFDKAYTEGISRITFDDVEQADNLGYVIKHLGISKRTESGFELRVHPALVPKECLLANVNGVKNAIEVMGDAVGPTIYYGAGAGAEPTASAVVADLLDVARDISTEHRYRVPYLAFSGIGESDNDLPILPMEEITTAYYLRLLAVDRPGVLARVATILSEQGISIEAIIQKEAIEGELVPIILLTHRTREKHMNEVIRQLESLADIAGSVTRIRVETLDENA
- a CDS encoding DsbC family protein, whose translation is MNRLLLTATGLLAGLFTAQVMAAPPQALTDSLTVNGESMPVEQVLETPVAGLWEVHLANGETFYSDAAGDHFIVGDIYKNGADGLVNLSEQSRNAQRAARIAAVPESEQVIFRSDEAPKATIHVFTDTTCPYCQRLHEEVPALNDLGIAVHYLAFPRAGAGSEGARLLSQVWCAPNPAEAMSAAKRGESLDIAPDCDNLVESQYHLGMELGVQGTPAIVLPDGRLVPGYVPAERLAEMLDLNG
- the xerD gene encoding site-specific tyrosine recombinase XerD; protein product: MSDHTETLRERFLDALWLEQGASDNTLAAYRHDLAAWAERLAERSESLLDPAPQALPDWLDARRAAGYQLRSNARLLSSLRRFYRWALVEGLIDTDPLTEVRLPPVRPSLPRTLDEDEVERLLEAPDTDTALGLRDRAMLEVLYAGGLRVSELVGLTTDAVNLRQGVVRVLGKGDKERLVPLGEEAIAWLERYLRAGRGALMRDITRPPLFPGRSDGFMTRQTFWHRIKAHARTASIGKPLSPHTLRHAFATHLLNHGANLRVVQLLLGHSDLSTTQIYTHVAQARLETLHADHHPRG
- the rplS gene encoding 50S ribosomal protein L19; protein product: MSSKNSVIQAIESEQMGKEIPAFAPGDTVVVQVKVKEGTRERLQAFEGVVIGKRNRGLNSAFTVRKVSHGVGVERTFQTYSPLVDSIEVKRRGDVRQAKLYYLRERSGKSARIKEKLS
- the trmD gene encoding tRNA (guanosine(37)-N1)-methyltransferase TrmD yields the protein MWIGVVSLFPEMFDAITQYGVTGRAVRQGLLELEFWNPRDYATDNHRTVDDRPYGGGPGMLMKVDTLRHAIHEARATAESSAGQPARVIYLSPQGRPLDQAGVQALADSGPLVVVAGRYEGIDERVVEADIDEEVSIGDYVLSGGELPAMVMVDALARLVPGVLGHQASAEEDSFNDGLLDCPHYTRPDEIDGRRVPDVLLSGNHAAIRRWRLKQSLGRTWLRRPDLLEGRTLATDQQALLDEFIEEYASKAEVQEPS
- the rimM gene encoding ribosome maturation factor RimM (Essential for efficient processing of 16S rRNA) — protein: MAMTQDATTGAGSDQHVVLGKLTSTYGVKGWLKVYSYTSPMDGILDYPEWQLRLDGKLVDRKLAQGRQHGKGLVAQLDGVTSREQAEQLAGAEILLPKQSLPPLEAGEYYWHQLEGLQVTTNDGESLGHVAYLFETGANDVMVVKDADGKERLLPFLPDEVVLEVDLAAGGMTVDWDPEF
- the rpsP gene encoding 30S ribosomal protein S16, coding for MVTIRLARGGAKKRPFYHLTVSDSRKSRDGRFIERVGFFNPVARGQEERLRIDLDRIAQWQEQGAQVSARVAELVKEARKQA
- the ffh gene encoding signal recognition particle protein; amino-acid sequence: MFESLTERLSTTLKSISGQAKLTEDNIKDTLREVRRALLEADVALPVVKAFIDKVRERAVGQEVSKSLSPGQQFVKIVQQELEAIMGDGTEGLSLKGSPSVILMAGLQGAGKTTSVAKLARYLREREKKKVLVVSADVYRPAAIDQLETLAGEVEVDFFPSSSDQKPVAIAEAALKHAKIQFHDVVIVDTAGRLHVDTDMMDEIQALHRVCAPQETLFVVDAMTGQDAANTAKAFHEALPLTGVILTKADGDARGGAALSVRHITGKPIKFMGMGEKVDALEPFHPDRVASRILGMGDVLSLIEEAERTVDKGKAEKLAKKVKKGDGFDLEDFRDQLQQLKKMGGMGGLMGKLPGMGQMADMAKGPGPEKEFGKLESLINSMTPKERRRPEIINGSRKRRIAAGAGLQVPDLNRLLKQHKQMQKMMKKVGKKGGMQKMMRGMSGMMGGGGPGGPGGMGGPGGMGGPGGLPRR